The following coding sequences lie in one Rutidosis leptorrhynchoides isolate AG116_Rl617_1_P2 chromosome 4, CSIRO_AGI_Rlap_v1, whole genome shotgun sequence genomic window:
- the LOC139840854 gene encoding uncharacterized mitochondrial protein AtMg00810-like, which yields MNNKQLELDLYTIVAHLSPSIRSHEGVESISCVRMIELCMSHSNFHNFADTSLKYKARLVANGRSQQIGIDCDETFSPIVKSATIRTVLSLAASRHWPIHQLDVKNAFLHGTLSVTIYVHQPPGFRDPSRPDHVCLLQKSLYGLKQAPRAWFQRFAGYAQRVGFQHGRCDTSLFIYKHGADTAYLLLYVDDIILTASSTVFLHRIITSLHQVFSMNDLGPLNYFLGISVTRTPAGMFLSQKKYTYEIIERADMVGCNSSRTPIDIGTKLTIAGPPVKDPTLYRNLAGALQYLTFTRPDISYAVQQICLFMHDPREPHMAALRRIIRYIQGTLDLGLQLFSSSTCSLVAYSDADWAGCPSTRRSTSGYCVFLGNNLLSWSSKRQQTPSRSSAEAEYRGVTNAVVETCWIRNLLRELHCPLSSATLVYCDNVSAVYMSGNPV from the exons ATGAATAACAAACAGCTCGAACTCGATTTATACACGATTGTTGCCCACCTATCcccctccatacgatcgcatgaaggTGTAGAGAGTATATCATGCGTTCGCATGATTGAACTATGCATGTCACATTCGAACTTCCATAATTTTGCCGACACTTCacttaa gtataaggctcgactTGTCGCTAATGGTCGAAGCCAGCAGATtggtattgattgtgatgagactttcAGCCCGATTGTAAAATCGGCCACTATTAGGACTGTACTCAGTCTTGCTGCATCTCGACACTGGCCCATTCATCAGCTTGATGTCAAGAATGCATTTCTTCACGGTACTCTCTCTGTGACCATCTACGTGCATCAGCCCCCTGGTTTCCGCGACCCTAGTCGTCCCGATCATGTCTGCCTTTTGCAGAAATCTttatacggattgaaacaagctccTCGAGCTTGGTTTCAGCGATTTGCCGGGTATGCTCAGCGTGTTGGATTCCAGCACGGTAGATGTGACACCTCTTTGTTCATCTACAAGCACGGCGCGGACACAGCCTATTTGTTACTATATGTGGACGACATCATCTTGACTGCCTCGTCTACAGTATTTCTTCATCGGATTATCACCTCTTTACATCAGGTGTTTTCCATGAATGATCTTGGCCCGTTAAATTATTTTCTTGGCATTTCTGTTACTCGTACTCCTGCTGGTATGTTTCTCTCTCAGAAGAAGTACACATATGAAATCATTGAACGTGCAGACATGGTTGGTTGTAATTCTAGTCGCACACCGATCGATATTGGCACCAAACTGACCATTGCTGGTCCCCCAGTTAAGGATCCCACTTTATATCGCAACCTTGCTGGTGCTCTCCAGTATCTCACTTTTACCAGGCCCGACATCTCTTATGCTGTCCAACAGATCTGCTTGTTTATGCATGATCCTCGAGAGCCTCATATGGCTGCTCTCCGAAGGATCATTCGCTATATCCAGGGCACTCTGGATCTTGGTCTACAGTTGTTTTCATCTAGCACTTGCTCATTGGTTGCTTATTCTGATGCTGATTGGGCTGGTTGTCCCTCTACTCGCCGCTCTACATCTGGATACTGTGTATTTTTGGGTAATAATCTTCTATCTTGGTCCTCTAAACGGCAACAGACTCCGTCACGCTCCAGTGCCGAAGCTGAATACCGTGGTGTCACCAACGCCGTTGTAGAGACATGCTGGATTCGTAATCTTCTACGCGAGCTCCATTGTCCGCTTTCATCTGCTACTCTTGTCTATTGTGACAACGTTAGTGCTGTTTACATGTCTGGCAACCCGGTGTAA